The Coffea eugenioides isolate CCC68of chromosome 8, Ceug_1.0, whole genome shotgun sequence genome has a segment encoding these proteins:
- the LOC113780000 gene encoding probable carboxylesterase 120 — protein sequence MADSIAAISFADAHADPYGRLGLVRNPDGSVTRQFEHPKTPVSSYDGSPILLVKDVPINQSKDTGARIFLPKEALESIPGRKLPLLIYFHSGGFVIGSVATTGFDDLHRALATEVPFVVVSIEHRLAPEHRLPAAYEDCLEALHWIKNSQDEWLEKYADLSNSFLMGSSSGGNIAYHVGLSASSRVDDLKPLNIKGLILHQAFFGGNKRTESELRALNDTLIPPRFADVLWELSLPVGADRDHEFSNPVLSIKPGQFDQIKALGWKILMAGYENDALFDRQFEIAKLLEDEGVSVVANFVEGGYHGIDIFEFPKTKVLCEVVKEFIISLMTTA from the coding sequence ATGGCTGATTCAATTGCGGCAATTTCATTCGCTGATGCTCATGCTGATCCCTATGGCCGTCTGGGCTTAGTCCGGAACCCCGACGGCTCAGTCACGCGTCAATTTGAACATCCAAAAACACCCGTCTCCTCCTATGATGGCAGCCCTATCCTTCTTGTCAAAGATGTCCCCATTAACCAATCCAAAGACACTGGTGCCCGCATATTCCTACCGAAAGAAGCACTTGAATCCATCCCTGGCAGGAAACTTCCGCTCCTGATTTACTTTCATAGTGGAGGATTCGTGATTGGCAGCGTGGCCACGACCGGTTTTGATGATTTGCATAGAGCTTTAGCGACTGAGGTCCCGTTTGTAGTCGTATCAATCGAGCATCGTCTTGCTCCCGAGCACAGGCTGCCGGCAGCCTATGAAGATTGCTTGGAAGCTTTGCACTGGATCAAGAATTCACAAGACGAATGGTTGGAAAAGTATGCAGATTTATCAAACAGTTTCCTCATGGGCAGCAGTTCAGGGGGAAACATTGCCTATCATGTTGGTTTGAGTGCATCTTCACGCGTTGATGATCTTAAACCTTTGAATATTAAAGGGTTGATTTTGCACCAAGCATTTTTTGGTGGCAACAAGAGGACAGAATCGGAGTTGAGGGCTCTGAATGACACGCTTATACCTCCCCGTTTTGCTGATGTCTTGTGGGAACTTTCGTTGCCCGTTGGTGCTGACCGAGATCATGAATTTTCTAATCCAGTTTTGAGCATCAAACCTGGACAATTCGATCAGATTAAAGCTTTAGGATGGAAGATTTTAATGGCAGGATATGAAAATGATGCATTGTTTGATCGCCAATTTGAGATTGCCAAACTGTTAGAAGACGAGGGTGTTTCCGTGGTGGCTAATTTTGTTGAAGGAGGTTATCATGGAATTGACATTTTTGAGTTTCCCAAAACTAAAGTCCTTTGTGAGGTTGTGAAGGAGTTTATAATCTCCCTTATGACAACAGCTTAG